In a genomic window of Pseudomonadota bacterium:
- a CDS encoding Dam family site-specific DNA-(adenine-N6)-methyltransferase: protein MRSQTRLSEKLEIKPPLKWAGGKRWLLPHLLPIWRRHARRRLVEPMCGGLGVALGLLPREALLNDINPHAINLYRWLREGLEISAPMENDEAFYYACRDRFNALIREGRTDTQEAAGLFYYLNRTGFNGLCRFNRSGLYNVPFGRYAKIGYVRDFRHYAEVFRSWEFNVGDFEAVALRSGDFAYADPPYDVEFTQYAKEGFSWDDQVRLAQWLARHDGPVVLSNQATPRILELYRSLGYRLTLYSAPRSISSNGDRTQAVEVLARLRT from the coding sequence ATGAGGTCACAGACGCGCTTGTCAGAAAAGCTCGAGATCAAGCCCCCATTGAAATGGGCGGGAGGGAAGCGCTGGCTCCTGCCCCATCTGCTCCCGATCTGGAGGCGTCACGCGCGCCGTCGTCTGGTGGAGCCGATGTGCGGGGGCCTCGGGGTTGCCCTGGGCCTTCTGCCGCGCGAGGCGCTGCTGAACGACATCAACCCCCACGCCATCAACCTCTATCGCTGGTTGCGCGAGGGGCTCGAGATCTCTGCACCCATGGAGAACGACGAGGCGTTCTACTACGCATGTCGCGACCGCTTCAACGCACTGATCCGGGAAGGTCGCACGGATACGCAAGAGGCGGCCGGGCTTTTCTACTACCTGAACCGCACCGGCTTCAACGGCCTGTGCCGGTTCAACCGGAGCGGGCTGTACAACGTCCCGTTCGGTCGCTACGCGAAGATCGGGTACGTGCGTGACTTCAGGCACTACGCCGAGGTCTTCCGCTCGTGGGAGTTCAATGTCGGCGATTTCGAGGCGGTGGCGCTGCGCAGCGGTGATTTCGCCTATGCCGACCCGCCTTACGATGTCGAGTTCACGCAGTATGCAAAGGAAGGCTTCTCCTGGGACGATCAGGTTCGCCTGGCCCAGTGGCTGGCGCGCCATGACGGTCCGGTCGTGCTCTCGAACCAGGCCACGCCGCGCATCCTCGAGCTCTATCGCAGCCTCGGGTATCGTCTCACCCTGTACAGCGCCCCACGATCGATCAGCAGCAATGGCGATCGCACCCAGGCGGTCGAGGTGCTCGCGCGTCTGCGCACCTGA
- a CDS encoding FAA hydrolase family protein — protein sequence MRFVTFLGTCGSPRLGLVDETTALALDITALAPDAPADCDALVAGGEHTLERVRTLISSASGSGWLPLESLVLAPPLRRPGKIMAIGLNYRDHAEEQNIEPPPAPLMFAKFASSIVGPEAPVEIPPASSRIDYEVELAVIIGRRGRMISPEAARDHIFGYTIINDVTARDLQRSDRQWVRAKSFDTFCPMGPAVVTVDALEFPPQRDIEMRVNGEVRQRSNTRRMIFDVPTLVSWLSEAFTLEPGDIISTGTPAGVGVFRNPPVFLTEGDVMEASIDGLGVLRNPVTHRPPGRP from the coding sequence GTGAGATTTGTGACCTTCCTCGGAACGTGCGGCTCGCCCCGCCTCGGGCTCGTCGACGAGACCACGGCGCTGGCCCTCGACATCACCGCCCTGGCCCCCGACGCCCCCGCTGACTGCGACGCGCTCGTCGCGGGGGGCGAACACACCCTCGAGCGGGTTCGCACGCTCATCTCGAGTGCCAGCGGGTCAGGCTGGCTGCCGCTGGAGAGCCTGGTGCTCGCTCCCCCGCTTCGACGTCCCGGAAAGATCATGGCCATCGGGCTCAACTACCGCGACCATGCGGAGGAGCAGAACATCGAGCCACCGCCTGCGCCGCTCATGTTCGCCAAGTTCGCCTCCTCCATCGTGGGACCCGAGGCGCCCGTTGAGATCCCGCCCGCAAGCAGCCGCATCGACTACGAGGTGGAGCTGGCGGTGATCATCGGACGCCGGGGAAGGATGATCTCTCCGGAGGCCGCGCGCGACCACATCTTCGGGTACACCATCATCAATGACGTCACCGCCCGTGACCTGCAGCGAAGCGACCGCCAGTGGGTGCGCGCCAAGAGCTTCGACACCTTCTGCCCCATGGGGCCCGCAGTGGTGACCGTCGACGCACTCGAGTTCCCACCTCAACGCGACATCGAGATGCGGGTCAATGGCGAGGTTCGCCAGCGCTCGAACACGCGCCGCATGATCTTCGACGTGCCCACCCTGGTGAGCTGGCTGTCTGAAGCCTTCACCCTCGAGCCCGGAGACATCATCTCGACGGGCACCCCCGCGGGGGTGGGCGTCTTTCGCAACCCTCCCGTCTTCCTGACAGAAGGAGACGTTATGGAAGCGAGCATCGACGGACTCGGCGTTCTGCGCAACCCGGTGACACACCGCCCCCCCGGTCGGCCCTGA
- a CDS encoding GNAT family N-acetyltransferase, whose translation MSTLIVAATPMHRADIIAIAARRPWFSPAARDYSAALLGAQMCEALNQRIDALIDHPAVDFLVHVDSGDGRPRGWVIVQHEVEENVSGTTISMVRDPSWIDTPALLDEAARRAGARGSVRLGVDLSPSDDAQATVARDAGLEPEYHRIVCNLLRAPTSAPGEITVRPAAEEDRLFLVALSTECVPFMFCASRRDEIERVRQRFFDVYALVDLEGDDDLSVWVATAGAEPAGAIQLRPRAGSAIDGGQEAYIFDISVMRAHWGSRVAVALVDHVIEALRQRGVRYLTGDISVDNERVEGLSRRFAFEREHTRWFRRLDGERQMPPREGAIQ comes from the coding sequence ATGTCCACCCTGATCGTGGCGGCAACCCCGATGCACCGCGCCGACATCATCGCCATCGCCGCGAGACGTCCCTGGTTCTCGCCTGCCGCGCGCGACTACTCTGCGGCGCTGCTCGGCGCGCAGATGTGCGAAGCGCTGAACCAGAGAATCGACGCGCTCATCGACCACCCCGCCGTCGACTTCCTGGTGCACGTCGACTCCGGAGACGGCCGGCCGCGCGGATGGGTCATCGTTCAGCACGAGGTCGAGGAGAACGTCTCCGGCACGACCATCTCGATGGTGCGTGACCCCTCGTGGATCGACACCCCGGCCCTCCTCGACGAGGCGGCACGACGAGCAGGTGCGCGAGGCTCGGTGCGCCTGGGCGTCGATCTCTCCCCGTCAGATGACGCCCAGGCGACAGTCGCGCGCGACGCCGGGCTCGAGCCTGAGTACCATCGCATCGTGTGCAACCTGCTGCGCGCCCCCACAAGCGCGCCAGGCGAGATCACGGTGCGCCCCGCCGCTGAGGAGGACAGGCTCTTTCTCGTCGCCCTCAGCACCGAGTGCGTGCCGTTCATGTTCTGCGCATCGCGCCGCGACGAGATCGAACGCGTGCGCCAGCGGTTCTTCGACGTCTACGCGCTCGTCGATCTGGAAGGCGACGACGATCTCTCGGTCTGGGTTGCCACGGCAGGGGCTGAACCCGCCGGCGCCATCCAGCTACGACCGCGGGCCGGATCGGCCATCGACGGCGGCCAGGAAGCCTACATCTTCGACATCTCGGTGATGCGGGCGCACTGGGGTTCGCGGGTTGCGGTGGCCCTGGTCGACCACGTGATCGAAGCGCTGCGGCAGCGCGGCGTGCGGTACCTGACAGGCGACATCAGCGTCGACAACGAACGGGTTGAGGGCCTCTCCCGGAGATTCGCGTTCGAGCGCGAGCACACACGGTGGTTCCGCCGCCTCGACGGTGAACGGCAGATGCCCCCCAGAGAAGGAGCGATTCAGTGA